Proteins from a genomic interval of Streptomyces fodineus:
- a CDS encoding GTP-binding protein, with product MIFGRSERGKPPVEPVTLKILVAGGFGVGKTTLVGAVSEIRPLRTEELLTEAGRPVDDTSGVEAKHTTTVAMDFGRITLREDLVLYLFGTPGQERFWFMWDELSEGALGAVVLADTRRLEDCFAAVDYFERRSIPFLVGVNCFETAARYPAEAVRQALDLDEDVPVLLCDARERESVKEVLIGVVQHAMDHAADRRQAALG from the coding sequence ATGATCTTCGGGCGTTCTGAGCGTGGCAAGCCCCCGGTCGAGCCCGTCACGCTCAAGATCCTGGTGGCCGGCGGCTTCGGCGTCGGCAAGACCACCCTCGTCGGCGCCGTCAGCGAGATCAGGCCGCTGCGCACCGAGGAACTGCTCACCGAGGCCGGGCGCCCGGTCGACGACACCAGCGGTGTGGAAGCCAAGCACACCACCACCGTGGCCATGGACTTCGGCCGTATCACCCTGCGCGAGGACCTGGTGCTGTACCTCTTCGGCACGCCCGGGCAGGAACGGTTCTGGTTCATGTGGGACGAGTTGTCCGAAGGTGCGCTCGGCGCCGTCGTCCTCGCCGACACCCGCCGTCTGGAGGACTGCTTCGCCGCCGTCGACTACTTCGAGCGGCGCTCCATACCCTTCCTGGTCGGCGTCAACTGCTTCGAGACGGCGGCCCGTTACCCGGCCGAGGCCGTCCGGCAGGCCCTCGACCTGGACGAGGACGTGCCCGTGCTGCTGTGCGACGCGCGCGAGCGGGAATCGGTCAAGGAGGTGCTCATCGGCGTGGTCCAGCACGCGATGGACCACGCGGCCGACCGCCGCCAGGCCGCCCTCGGCTGA
- a CDS encoding DUF742 domain-containing protein, translating into MSSDGQGRNHWFDDEAGPVVRPYAMTRGRTTSPAQHRLDLIAVVVTEPGAGDPETDPTLAPEHMEIVGLCRGEPQSIAELAAELDLPIGVVRVLIGDLVHAELVHVTRPVPPAELPDESILRDVINGLRAL; encoded by the coding sequence ATGAGCTCAGACGGTCAGGGAAGAAACCACTGGTTCGACGACGAGGCCGGACCGGTGGTCCGTCCGTACGCCATGACGCGCGGCCGTACCACGAGTCCGGCCCAGCACCGGCTGGACCTGATCGCGGTGGTCGTCACGGAACCGGGCGCGGGCGACCCGGAGACGGACCCGACGCTGGCGCCGGAGCACATGGAGATCGTGGGGCTCTGCCGCGGCGAACCGCAGTCGATCGCCGAACTCGCCGCCGAACTCGACCTCCCGATCGGCGTGGTGCGGGTCCTCATCGGCGACCTCGTGCACGCGGAACTCGTCCATGTCACGCGTCCGGTGCCGCCGGCCGAGCTGCCGGACGAGAGTATTCTGCGCGACGTGATCAACGGCCTCCGGGCGCTGTGA
- a CDS encoding NUDIX domain-containing protein has translation MSETQHSTANSAPDSHCSSCGAPYGEGVSGWPRTCPSCGTVAYRNPLPVAIALQPVYDTKGTALVVITRTVAPARGGTALPGGYIDDREDWKHAVVRELKEETGIDAAPRDVRLVDAMSSPDGHLLLFGLLPERPVDALPPAGPTDETEGWRLLRRPEELAFPLHTVAVRAWFEGRYV, from the coding sequence GTGTCCGAAACTCAGCACTCAACTGCCAACTCCGCACCGGACTCGCACTGTTCGAGTTGCGGAGCGCCTTATGGAGAGGGCGTTTCCGGCTGGCCGCGCACCTGCCCGTCCTGCGGGACCGTCGCCTACCGCAACCCGCTGCCGGTCGCGATCGCGCTCCAGCCCGTGTACGACACCAAGGGCACGGCCCTGGTCGTCATCACCCGCACCGTCGCCCCCGCGCGTGGCGGCACGGCACTGCCCGGTGGCTACATCGACGACCGGGAGGACTGGAAGCACGCCGTCGTCCGCGAGCTCAAGGAGGAGACCGGCATCGACGCCGCCCCGCGCGACGTGCGGCTCGTGGACGCCATGAGCTCGCCCGACGGGCACCTGCTGCTGTTCGGACTCCTCCCGGAGCGCCCGGTGGACGCACTCCCGCCCGCCGGCCCCACGGACGAGACCGAGGGATGGCGGCTGCTGCGCAGGCCCGAGGAACTCGCCTTCCCGCTGCACACCGTGGCCGTGAGGGCCTGGTTCGAGGGTCGGTACGTCTGA
- a CDS encoding MIP/aquaporin family protein — translation MSNGDIFVGEVIGTAILILFGAGVCAAVTLRHSKARASGWVVIAFGWGFGVLAGAYTAAPLSGGQLNPAVTIGIAVDTGKWGKVWVYLLGQIVGAMLGAVLAYLVYLAQFQANIRKEGGGDGTADEPVATLGIFSTIPEIRNPVANLITEIIATTALVLPILAFGLTKGLGQSGTTVLIVSLLVVGIGLSLGGPAGYAINPARDLGPRIVHTLLPIPNKGTSDWGYAWIPVAGPLLGGVLAGVIYNAAF, via the coding sequence ATGAGCAACGGAGACATCTTCGTCGGCGAGGTCATCGGCACCGCGATCCTGATCCTGTTCGGCGCCGGTGTCTGCGCCGCCGTCACCCTCAGACACTCCAAGGCGCGAGCCTCGGGCTGGGTCGTCATCGCGTTCGGCTGGGGCTTCGGTGTCCTGGCGGGCGCGTACACCGCCGCTCCCCTCTCCGGCGGCCAGCTCAACCCCGCGGTCACCATCGGCATCGCGGTGGACACCGGCAAGTGGGGCAAGGTCTGGGTGTATCTGCTGGGCCAGATCGTCGGCGCGATGCTCGGGGCCGTACTGGCGTATCTCGTGTACCTCGCACAGTTCCAGGCCAACATCCGCAAGGAGGGCGGCGGGGACGGCACGGCCGACGAACCGGTGGCGACGCTCGGCATCTTCTCGACCATCCCGGAGATCCGGAACCCGGTCGCCAACCTCATCACCGAGATCATCGCGACCACGGCGCTCGTGCTGCCCATCCTCGCCTTCGGGCTGACGAAAGGCCTCGGCCAGTCCGGCACCACCGTGCTGATCGTGTCCCTGCTCGTCGTCGGCATCGGGCTCTCCCTCGGTGGCCCCGCCGGCTACGCCATCAACCCCGCCCGCGACCTCGGCCCGCGCATCGTGCACACCCTCCTGCCGATCCCCAACAAGGGCACATCCGACTGGGGTTACGCCTGGATACCGGTCGCCGGCCCGCTGCTCGGCGGGGTTCTCGCCGGCGTCATCTACAACGCGGCCTTCTGA
- a CDS encoding GGDEF domain-containing protein, with protein sequence MHSWTDTLRFAFQPVVNLRTGAVAALETLARPETGDILAEARRDPELDSGLTVLALRCATRKETLLPLHLNVFAATLADLGGLTPLYDAVRAAGRMPWEITLDVVPPYTHVPQRALLEAVAALREQGFRISADGIGDGDVPLRLLTDLSPDLVKLDASLLSRPAAVRAMRTLCEELGALVAVEGVETELQCAAALSAGAQLAQGELFAPPARIPAVDVYLPPRSTGVAVAVPRSGPSVREFVRPAAVLPVTASAGQVRALLTGSPDVSGVLLVDQAGRPVRSVHRSRFLLSMSARYGHALYADRPAFKLGDPPRTVGVDGTAWEVLDVVAVGGRDRTSDDVAVVDRRGRCVGVIRLADLVRALAESRVEEAAGLNPLTRLPGSDSITSEVDRWIADGRTFALSWLDIDHFKQVNDGAGFAAGDELIRSVGRALQQAVSGHARVGHIGGDDFLVLAEEGAVDPLVAAVLDARWSAGGRPVTLSVATVVCAPGSVGDHRQAAAQLAPLKKAAKALRGTSWVLGRAGLPGHEVRRGAGRHRRRPGTRPPSRGGERRCRICVLMPGKGGRAPGESRSSSPSATLTPPWHR encoded by the coding sequence GTGCACTCCTGGACGGACACTCTCCGATTCGCCTTCCAGCCGGTGGTCAATCTGAGGACGGGCGCGGTCGCCGCCCTGGAGACGCTCGCCCGCCCGGAGACCGGTGACATCCTGGCCGAGGCCCGCCGGGACCCCGAACTCGACAGCGGGCTCACGGTGTTGGCGCTGCGCTGCGCGACGCGCAAGGAGACCCTGCTGCCGCTGCACCTCAACGTGTTCGCGGCCACCCTCGCCGACCTCGGCGGCCTCACCCCGCTGTACGACGCCGTGCGCGCGGCGGGGCGCATGCCCTGGGAGATCACACTGGATGTGGTCCCGCCCTACACGCATGTGCCGCAACGGGCCCTGCTGGAGGCGGTGGCCGCGCTGCGTGAGCAGGGGTTCCGGATCAGCGCGGACGGCATCGGGGACGGTGACGTACCGCTGCGGCTGCTCACCGACCTCTCCCCCGACCTGGTCAAGCTCGACGCCTCGCTGCTGTCCCGGCCGGCCGCGGTGCGGGCGATGCGAACCCTGTGCGAGGAGCTGGGTGCCCTGGTCGCCGTGGAAGGCGTCGAGACGGAACTGCAGTGTGCGGCCGCGCTGTCGGCCGGCGCGCAGCTGGCCCAGGGTGAGCTGTTCGCGCCGCCGGCCCGGATCCCCGCCGTGGACGTATACCTTCCGCCCCGCTCCACCGGCGTCGCCGTCGCCGTGCCCCGGTCCGGCCCCTCGGTGCGGGAGTTCGTGCGCCCGGCCGCCGTGCTGCCGGTGACCGCCTCGGCGGGGCAGGTGCGGGCGCTGCTGACCGGGTCGCCGGACGTCTCGGGTGTGCTGCTGGTGGACCAGGCCGGCAGGCCCGTGCGGTCGGTGCACCGCTCACGGTTCCTGCTGTCCATGTCCGCCCGCTACGGGCACGCCCTGTACGCCGACCGGCCGGCCTTCAAGCTGGGTGACCCGCCCCGCACGGTCGGGGTCGACGGCACCGCCTGGGAGGTGCTGGACGTCGTCGCGGTCGGCGGCCGGGACCGGACCTCCGACGATGTCGCGGTGGTCGACCGGCGCGGGCGGTGCGTGGGCGTCATACGGCTCGCGGACCTGGTGCGGGCGCTGGCCGAGAGCCGGGTCGAAGAGGCGGCCGGGCTCAATCCGCTGACCCGGCTGCCCGGTTCGGACAGCATCACGAGCGAGGTGGACCGGTGGATCGCGGACGGCCGGACGTTCGCGCTGAGCTGGCTGGACATCGATCACTTCAAGCAGGTCAACGACGGTGCCGGGTTCGCCGCCGGAGACGAGCTGATCCGGTCGGTGGGGCGGGCGCTGCAGCAGGCGGTCTCGGGGCACGCGCGCGTGGGGCACATCGGCGGGGACGACTTCCTGGTGCTGGCCGAGGAGGGGGCGGTCGATCCACTGGTCGCCGCGGTACTCGACGCGCGCTGGTCGGCGGGCGGCCGGCCGGTCACGCTCTCTGTCGCGACTGTCGTGTGCGCGCCGGGAAGCGTGGGCGACCATCGCCAGGCCGCCGCCCAGCTCGCACCGCTGAAGAAGGCGGCCAAGGCGCTGCGCGGCACGAGCTGGGTGCTGGGGCGGGCCGGGCTGCCGGGGCACGAGGTGCGGCGCGGCGCGGGGCGGCACCGGCGCAGGCCGGGTACGCGGCCGCCGAGCCGGGGTGGTGAACGTCGTTGCCGAATATGTGTGTTGATGCCCGGCAAGGGTGGCCGGGCGCCGGGCGAGTCGCGGTCATCGTCGCCGTCGGCAACCTTGACGCCCCCGTGGCACCGGTGA
- the glpK gene encoding glycerol kinase GlpK — protein MTDTAEKYVAAIDQGTTSSRCIVFDHGGAIVAVDQREHRQIFPKPGWVEHDATEIWSKVQAVVAGALAKAGLRADQLSALGITNQRETTVLWDRATGKPVHNAIVWQDTRTAALCNELGGADGQDRFRESTGLPLASYFSGPKAAWLLDHVPGLRGRAERGEIAFGTIDSWLIWNLTGGTDGGRHVTDVTNAGRTMLMNLDTLQWDPAILSAMNVPEAVLPEIRSSAEVYGTAVGQLAGVPVASALGDQQAAVFGQACYDVGTAKNTYGTGSFLLLNTGSRPVPSKNGLLTTMGYKIGGEAPVYCLEGSIAITGALVQWFRDQLGIIRSADEIETLAASVEDNGGAYIVPAFSGLFAPYWRSDARGVVTGLTRYVTKAHLARAVLEATSWQTREVVDAMYQDSGVRITTLKVDGGMTKNNLLMQHQADVLGVPVIRPRVSETTCLGAAYAAGLATGVWHDLDELKSHWQRDAEWTPAMEASVRDREYRNWHKAVEKSFGWLEEDGA, from the coding sequence ATGACGGACACCGCCGAGAAGTACGTCGCCGCCATCGACCAGGGCACCACGTCCAGCCGCTGCATCGTCTTCGACCACGGCGGCGCGATCGTCGCCGTCGACCAGCGCGAGCACCGCCAGATCTTCCCCAAGCCGGGCTGGGTGGAGCACGACGCGACCGAGATCTGGTCCAAGGTGCAGGCCGTGGTGGCCGGAGCGCTCGCCAAGGCCGGGCTGCGCGCCGACCAGCTGAGCGCGCTCGGCATCACCAACCAGCGGGAGACGACGGTCCTGTGGGACCGCGCCACGGGCAAGCCCGTGCACAACGCGATCGTCTGGCAGGACACCCGTACCGCGGCCCTGTGCAACGAACTGGGCGGCGCGGACGGCCAGGACCGCTTCCGCGAGTCGACCGGACTTCCGCTGGCCAGCTACTTCTCCGGACCCAAGGCGGCCTGGCTGCTGGACCATGTGCCCGGCCTCAGGGGACGGGCCGAACGCGGTGAGATCGCCTTCGGGACCATCGACTCCTGGCTGATCTGGAACCTCACCGGCGGCACCGACGGCGGCCGGCACGTCACCGACGTCACCAACGCCGGCCGCACCATGCTGATGAACCTGGACACCCTCCAGTGGGACCCCGCCATCCTGTCCGCCATGAACGTGCCCGAGGCGGTGCTGCCCGAGATCAGGTCCTCGGCAGAGGTGTACGGCACGGCGGTCGGGCAGCTCGCCGGCGTGCCCGTGGCCTCCGCGCTGGGCGACCAGCAGGCCGCCGTGTTCGGGCAGGCCTGTTACGACGTGGGCACCGCCAAGAACACCTACGGCACCGGCAGTTTCCTGCTGCTGAACACCGGCAGCCGGCCGGTGCCGTCCAAGAACGGGCTGCTGACGACGATGGGCTACAAGATCGGTGGGGAGGCGCCGGTCTACTGCCTGGAGGGGTCCATCGCGATAACGGGCGCGCTCGTCCAGTGGTTCCGCGACCAGCTCGGGATCATCCGCAGCGCCGACGAGATCGAGACACTGGCGGCGAGCGTCGAGGACAACGGCGGCGCCTACATCGTGCCCGCCTTCTCGGGCCTGTTCGCGCCCTACTGGCGCTCCGACGCGCGCGGCGTCGTCACCGGCCTCACCCGGTACGTCACGAAGGCCCATCTGGCGCGTGCCGTGCTGGAGGCGACGAGCTGGCAGACCCGGGAGGTCGTGGACGCCATGTACCAGGACTCCGGGGTGCGGATCACCACCTTGAAGGTCGACGGCGGCATGACGAAGAACAACCTGCTCATGCAGCACCAGGCGGACGTCCTCGGCGTGCCGGTGATCCGGCCGCGGGTGTCGGAGACGACCTGCCTGGGCGCCGCCTACGCGGCCGGTCTGGCGACCGGGGTGTGGCACGACCTGGACGAGCTGAAGTCGCACTGGCAGCGGGACGCGGAGTGGACACCGGCGATGGAGGCGTCGGTGCGCGACCGCGAGTACCGCAACTGGCACAAGGCGGTGGAGAAGAGCTTCGGCTGGCTGGAGGAGGACGGCGCGTAG
- a CDS encoding lipid-transfer protein: MTRDVAVLGAGMHPWGKWGRSFVEYGTAAARAALADAGVDWREVGSVVGADTVRGGYPGYVAGATFAKALGWQGARAASVYAACASGAQAIAAARAQILAGLADVVLVVGADAAPKGFFRPAGGERPDDPDWLRFRVLGATNPAYFGLYARRRMAVHGDTPEDFALVKVKNAAMGALNPYARYRKRVTAEEVTASAVVADPLRLLDICATSDGGAALVLSSVDFAHRHGVARPVRIRAVSTVTPRFPNTVLDLPDIATDSAVAVEPADATFRASIARAAYEEAGLGPEDLSLAEVYDLSTALELQWYEDLGLCGEGEGAKLLRAGVTAPGGRIPVNTSGGLASFGEAVPAQAIAQVCELTWQLRGAAGDRQIAGARVGMSANQGLFGHGSAVIAVR, translated from the coding sequence ATGACGAGGGACGTGGCGGTGCTCGGCGCGGGCATGCACCCATGGGGCAAGTGGGGGCGCTCCTTCGTGGAGTACGGGACGGCGGCGGCCCGCGCGGCACTCGCGGACGCCGGAGTCGACTGGCGGGAGGTCGGCTCGGTCGTCGGCGCGGACACGGTGCGTGGCGGATATCCGGGGTATGTGGCGGGAGCGACGTTCGCCAAGGCCCTGGGCTGGCAGGGGGCCAGAGCCGCCAGCGTGTACGCGGCGTGCGCGTCCGGGGCGCAGGCGATCGCCGCGGCACGGGCTCAGATCCTCGCCGGGCTCGCGGACGTCGTCCTCGTGGTGGGGGCCGACGCGGCACCCAAGGGGTTCTTCCGGCCCGCGGGCGGGGAGCGCCCCGACGATCCGGACTGGCTGCGCTTCCGAGTGCTGGGCGCGACGAATCCGGCGTACTTCGGCCTCTACGCGCGCCGGCGGATGGCGGTGCACGGGGACACACCGGAGGACTTCGCCCTGGTCAAGGTGAAGAACGCCGCCATGGGCGCGCTCAACCCGTACGCCCGCTACCGCAAGCGGGTCACCGCCGAGGAGGTCACCGCGTCCGCGGTGGTCGCCGATCCGCTGCGGCTGCTCGACATCTGCGCCACCTCCGACGGCGGGGCGGCCCTGGTGCTCTCCAGCGTGGACTTCGCGCACCGGCACGGTGTGGCCCGGCCGGTGCGGATCCGGGCGGTGTCGACGGTGACCCCGCGCTTCCCGAACACCGTGCTGGACCTGCCGGACATCGCCACGGACTCCGCCGTGGCGGTGGAGCCCGCGGATGCGACCTTCCGGGCCTCCATCGCCCGGGCCGCCTACGAGGAGGCCGGCCTCGGCCCCGAGGACCTGTCCCTGGCGGAGGTCTACGACCTGTCCACCGCACTGGAGTTGCAGTGGTACGAGGACCTGGGGCTGTGCGGCGAGGGCGAGGGGGCGAAGCTCCTGCGGGCGGGGGTGACGGCTCCGGGCGGCCGGATACCCGTCAACACCAGTGGCGGGCTGGCCTCCTTCGGGGAGGCGGTACCGGCCCAGGCCATCGCCCAGGTCTGCGAACTGACCTGGCAGTTGAGAGGCGCGGCGGGCGACCGGCAGATCGCCGGGGCGCGCGTGGGGATGTCCGCGAACCAGGGGCTGTTCGGACACGGATCGGCGGTGATCGCGGTGAGATGA
- a CDS encoding roadblock/LC7 domain-containing protein: protein MTAPKATGHTATDNGGLNWLLDDLVDRVASIRKAVVLSGDGLPTGVSKDLTREDGEHLAAVASGFHSLAKGVGRHFDAGSVRQTVVELDDAFLFVTAAGDGSCLAVLSDADSDVGQVAYEMTLLVKRVGVHLGTAPRTDLPAGG from the coding sequence ATGACCGCACCGAAGGCGACCGGCCACACGGCGACGGACAACGGGGGGCTGAACTGGCTCCTGGACGACCTGGTCGACCGGGTCGCCAGCATCCGCAAGGCCGTCGTCCTGTCCGGCGACGGGCTGCCCACGGGTGTGTCCAAGGACCTGACCAGGGAGGACGGCGAGCATCTGGCCGCCGTGGCCTCCGGCTTCCACAGCCTCGCCAAGGGCGTGGGCCGTCACTTCGACGCGGGCAGCGTCCGGCAGACGGTCGTCGAGCTGGACGACGCCTTCCTGTTCGTCACCGCGGCCGGCGACGGCAGCTGCCTCGCCGTCCTGTCCGATGCCGACTCCGACGTCGGACAGGTCGCCTATGAGATGACGCTCCTGGTCAAGCGGGTCGGCGTACATCTGGGCACCGCCCCGCGCACCGATCTTCCCGCAGGCGGGTAG
- a CDS encoding M15 family metallopeptidase, with amino-acid sequence MTRLTRAVRGLVTALAALLAVTTASATAQARSEPKAPKDFVALRTVDPTIIQEIRYFTPHNFVGERIDGYEQPLCILTRPAAEALHKAQLQLLRKGYTLKVYDCYRPQRAVNHFVRWAKDLDDQAMKGEFYPNVDKTRLFADGYIAEKSGHSRGSTMDLTIVKLPARPTRPYHPGQPLVPCYAPKNERFPDNSVDMGTGFDCFDTLAHTLDPRLQGEQRANRLLLKNTLEALGFVNLAEEWWHYTYKPEPYPDTYFDFPVSRKSLVNGA; translated from the coding sequence ATGACACGACTCACCCGCGCAGTCCGCGGTCTCGTCACCGCCCTCGCCGCCCTGCTGGCCGTGACCACCGCCTCCGCCACCGCCCAGGCGAGGTCGGAGCCCAAGGCGCCGAAGGATTTCGTGGCCCTGAGAACCGTGGATCCGACGATCATCCAGGAGATCCGTTACTTCACCCCGCACAACTTCGTCGGCGAGCGCATCGACGGCTATGAGCAGCCGCTCTGCATCCTCACCCGCCCCGCCGCCGAAGCCCTCCACAAGGCGCAGCTCCAACTGCTGCGCAAGGGGTACACCCTCAAGGTCTACGACTGCTACCGGCCCCAGCGCGCCGTGAACCACTTCGTCCGCTGGGCCAAAGACCTCGACGACCAGGCGATGAAGGGCGAGTTCTACCCGAACGTCGACAAAACCCGGCTGTTCGCGGACGGGTACATCGCCGAGAAATCCGGCCACAGCCGCGGCTCGACCATGGACCTCACCATCGTGAAGCTCCCCGCGCGGCCGACCCGGCCGTACCACCCGGGACAGCCGCTTGTGCCGTGCTACGCGCCCAAGAACGAACGATTCCCGGACAACTCCGTCGACATGGGCACCGGATTCGACTGCTTCGACACCCTTGCGCACACGCTCGACCCGCGCCTCCAGGGCGAACAGCGCGCCAACCGCCTGCTGCTCAAGAACACCCTGGAGGCCCTCGGTTTCGTGAACCTCGCCGAGGAATGGTGGCACTACACGTACAAGCCGGAGCCGTATCCGGACACCTATTTCGACTTCCCCGTGTCCCGGAAGTCGCTCGTCAACGGAGCCTGA
- a CDS encoding Zn-ribbon domain-containing OB-fold protein, protein MVTGWFTGEGDGFRLLGTRCPSCATVFFPREDVHCRNPHCSGGSLEEVPLSRTGRIWSYTDSRYRPPSPYVSNPELPWEPYALIAVELVAERIVVLGQAAPGVTVADLTVGMEVEVVPGVLHEDAATTWTTWHWRPTGVRA, encoded by the coding sequence GTGGTCACCGGCTGGTTCACCGGCGAGGGGGACGGCTTCCGGTTACTGGGCACCCGTTGTCCGTCCTGCGCCACGGTGTTCTTCCCGCGCGAGGACGTCCACTGCCGCAACCCGCACTGCTCCGGAGGCTCACTGGAGGAGGTGCCCCTGTCGCGAACAGGGCGAATCTGGTCGTACACGGACAGCAGATACCGTCCGCCGTCACCCTATGTGAGCAACCCGGAACTTCCGTGGGAGCCCTACGCGTTGATCGCGGTGGAGCTGGTGGCCGAGCGGATCGTGGTGCTGGGACAGGCGGCTCCCGGGGTCACCGTCGCCGATCTGACGGTGGGCATGGAGGTGGAGGTCGTCCCCGGAGTGCTCCACGAGGACGCGGCGACGACCTGGACGACCTGGCACTGGCGGCCGACGGGGGTGAGGGCATGA